One region of Bacteroidota bacterium genomic DNA includes:
- a CDS encoding MoxR family ATPase has product MNMDIKEINERIQRESAFVDLLLMELGKVIVGQKYMTERLLIGLLANGHVLLEGVPGLAKTLAIKSLAQAIQAKFSRIQFTPDLLPADLIGTMIYNQKQESFTVRKGPIFANFILADEINRAPAKVQSALLEAMQERQVTIGDTTFKLDEPFLVLATQNPIEQEGTYPLPEAQVDRFMLKIVIGYPTKEDEKLIIRQNIGNSFPATSAIIRPESILQARQMVRDVYMDEKIEKYIVDIVFASRNPKDYNLGKLQQLISYGGSPRASINLALASKAYAFIKRRGYVIPEDVRAVCHDVMRHRIGLTYEAEAENVSAEQIINEILNVVEVP; this is encoded by the coding sequence ATGAATATGGACATTAAAGAAATCAACGAACGAATTCAACGTGAATCAGCATTCGTAGACTTGCTGCTGATGGAATTAGGAAAAGTGATTGTTGGTCAGAAATACATGACCGAGCGATTGCTGATCGGACTTCTGGCCAATGGCCATGTTTTACTTGAAGGTGTTCCCGGACTGGCAAAAACACTTGCCATCAAATCTTTGGCGCAGGCCATTCAGGCTAAGTTCAGCAGGATTCAGTTCACTCCTGATCTTTTGCCTGCCGATTTAATCGGTACAATGATTTATAATCAGAAACAGGAATCCTTCACTGTCAGAAAAGGTCCAATCTTCGCGAACTTCATCCTTGCCGATGAGATCAACCGGGCTCCCGCGAAAGTTCAGAGTGCATTGCTCGAAGCCATGCAGGAACGCCAGGTGACTATCGGAGATACTACTTTCAAACTGGATGAACCATTTTTGGTACTTGCAACACAGAACCCTATAGAACAGGAAGGAACTTACCCTCTTCCGGAAGCGCAAGTAGATCGTTTCATGCTGAAGATTGTCATCGGATATCCTACCAAGGAAGACGAGAAACTAATCATCCGTCAGAATATTGGAAATTCATTCCCTGCAACAAGTGCTATCATTCGCCCTGAATCCATTTTACAGGCACGTCAAATGGTACGCGATGTATATATGGATGAGAAGATCGAAAAATACATTGTAGATATCGTCTTCGCTTCAAGAAATCCAAAAGACTATAACCTCGGAAAACTTCAACAGCTGATCAGTTATGGTGGTTCTCCGCGTGCCAGTATCAACCTGGCCCTCGCTTCAAAAGCCTATGCTTTCATCAAACGCCGCGGCTATGTAATTCCGGAAGATGTCCGCGCTGTTTGTCATGATGTGATGCGTCACCGTATCGGTCTTACTTACGAAGCCGAAGCCGAGAATGTAAGCGCTGAGCAAATCATTAATGAAATTCTGAACGTAGTAGAAGTACCTTAA
- a CDS encoding DUF58 domain-containing protein, with amino-acid sequence METNELLQKVRKIEIKTRGLSSHIFSGEYHSAFKGRGMAFSEVREYNPGDDIRAIDWNVTARFGHPYVKIFEEERELTVMLLVDVSGSGEFGTKHQFKKDLVTELCAVLSFSAIQNNDKIGIIFFSDTIEKFIPPKKGKTHILRIIRELIEFHPKNSKTNISEGLRYLTNVIKKRSICFVISDFIDQSFEDALKLSNKKHDVVALRIYDEREKEMPDVGMVNLLDAETGRRMTVDTSSTEFRIGYKRMWEKRERDLAECFARSGVDSAKIRTDESYVQPLMKLFKKRGKK; translated from the coding sequence ATGGAAACAAACGAGCTGCTTCAAAAAGTACGTAAGATCGAAATCAAGACCCGGGGGCTTTCATCGCATATTTTTTCCGGTGAATACCACAGCGCGTTCAAAGGGCGAGGAATGGCCTTTAGCGAAGTGCGTGAATACAATCCGGGCGATGATATTCGAGCCATTGACTGGAACGTTACGGCGCGTTTTGGTCATCCTTATGTGAAAATATTCGAAGAAGAAAGGGAACTCACCGTCATGTTGCTGGTAGACGTGAGTGGTTCCGGAGAATTTGGAACAAAACATCAGTTCAAAAAAGATCTGGTAACGGAATTGTGCGCGGTACTCTCCTTCTCCGCGATTCAAAACAACGATAAAATCGGGATCATCTTTTTTAGTGACACCATTGAAAAATTTATCCCGCCCAAAAAAGGAAAAACACACATATTACGTATCATCCGGGAGTTGATTGAGTTTCATCCAAAAAATTCCAAAACAAATATCTCGGAAGGATTGAGATATCTTACTAATGTAATCAAGAAACGCAGCATTTGTTTTGTCATTTCAGATTTCATTGACCAATCCTTTGAAGATGCGTTGAAACTTTCCAACAAGAAACACGATGTTGTGGCTCTTCGCATCTATGATGAGAGGGAAAAAGAAATGCCTGATGTTGGTATGGTGAATCTGTTGGATGCGGAAACCGGAAGAAGAATGACTGTAGATACCAGTAGCACCGAATTCCGGATCGGATACAAACGAATGTGGGAAAAAAGAGAACGGGATCTCGCCGAATGCTTCGCCCGCAGCGGAGTTGACTCAGCGAAAATCAGAACTGATGAATCCTATGTTCAACCCCTGATGAAATTATTTAAGAAAAGAGGAAAAAAATAA